From the genome of Manduca sexta isolate Smith_Timp_Sample1 chromosome 14, JHU_Msex_v1.0, whole genome shotgun sequence, one region includes:
- the LOC115439771 gene encoding putative polypeptide N-acetylgalactosaminyltransferase 9 isoform X2, translating to MKYYSMFFLRRRTLILKAVLVITALWFMVALLTTNGGSRNAIGAPAVEYEDAEAKPLKMAKPTSTKRKSESYGNNLSDARTRVNWLDRIAGSEGLGVLAAPGSDNAPGELGKPVVLPKNLTEDAKQAVSEGWKKNAFNQYVSDLISIRRKLPDPRDEWCKQSGRYLEDLPQTSVVICFHNEAWSVLLRTVHSVLDRSPAHLIKEIILVDDFSDMPHLMQQLDDYMSSLPKVRIVRATRREGLIRARLLGARYVTAPVLTYLDSHCECTEGWLEPLLDRIARNKTTVVCPVIDVIDDNTLEYHYRDSSSVNVGGFDWNLQFNWHPVPARERARHQNTAEPVWSPTMAGGLFAIDKEFFERLGTYDSGFDIWGGENLELSFKTWMCGGTLEIVPCSHVGHIFRKRSPYKWRTGVNVLKKNSVRLAEVWLDDYAKYYYQRVGNDKGDYGDVSGRKSLRDKLGCKSFEWYLKNIYPELFIPGESVAHGEIANPRAAMCIDSAAGPEDMKKPVNLWPCHGEYGNQYWMYSKNGEIRRDETCLDYSGHDVVLYPCHGAKGNQLWLYDPNTKLLKHGSSEKCMAISRNKDKIVMETCKESEDRQKWTMENFNADRLSPELVAELQ from the exons atgaaatattacagtATGTTCTTCTTAAGGAGACGAACGTTGATTTTGAAGGCAGTGTTGGTAATAACAGCGTTGTGGTTTATGGTTGCCCTGTTGACGACGAATGGGGGGTCAAGGAACGCCATAGGGGCACCGGCAGTGGAGTACGAAGATGCGGAAGCGAAACCCCTAAAAATGGCTAAACCCACATCTACAAAACGAAAGAGCGAGTCATACGGCAATAATTTGTCTGACG CACGAACGCGCGTCAATTGGCTCGATCGGATTGCTGGAAGCGAAG gccTGGGAGTACTGGCTGCCCCAGGTTCAGACAATGCCCCAGGCGAGTTAGGAAAGCCAGTGGTGCTGCCCAAGAACTTGACAGAAGACGCAAAGCAAGCTGTTTCTGAAGGTTGGAAAAAGAACGCTTTCAATCAGTATGTGAGCGATCTTATATCTATCAGGAGGAAATTGCCAGATCCTAGAGACGAATG GTGCAAACAATCTGGAAGATACTTAGAGGATCTGCCGCAGACGTCTGTGGTGATATGCTTCCACAATGAAGCGTGGTCCGTGTTGTTGAGGACTGTACATTCAGTTCTAGATAGATCTCCAGCGCATTTGATCAAGGAAATAATCTTAGTTGACGACTTTTCTGATAtgc CGCATCTAATGCAACAATTGGACGACTATATGTCGTCGCTGCCGAAAGTGAGAATAGTGAGAGCTACCCGACGCGAGGGACTGATCAGGGCCAGATTGCTCGGTGCCAGATACGTGACCGCTCCTGTGCTAACGTATCTCGACAGCCACTGCGAGTGCACCGAAG GTTGGTTGGAGCCTCTGTTAGATCGTATCGCACGCAATAAAACAACGGTCGTTTGTCCCGTGATTGACGTCATCGACGACAACACCCTCGAGTACCATTACAGGGACTCGTCATCCGTGAACGTCGGTGGATTCGATTGGAACCTACAATTCAATTGGCATCCAGTACCGGCAAGAGAACGAGCGAGACACCAGAACACGGCGGAGCCAGTCTGGTCTCCGACCATGGCCGGTGGACTCTTCGCAATCGACAAGGAGTTTTTCGAAAGACTCGGAACATACGACAGCGGTTTCGACATATGGGGTGGTGAAAATTTAGAGCTGTCGTTTAAAACGTGGATGTGCGGCGGCACGTTGGAGATTGTGCCTTGCTCGCACGTCGGTCATATATTCAGGAAGCGTTCGCCTTACAAGTGGCGGACTGGCGTGAATGTGTTGAAGAAGAATTCTGTCCGTTTGGCCGAG gtaTGGCTGGACGATTACGCCAAATATTACTACCAGCGTGTAGGAAATGACAAAGGAGACTATGGCGACGTATCTGGTCGTAAATCATTGCGTGACAAGCTTGGTTGCAAATCGTTCGAGTGGTATCTGAAGAATATTTATCCAGAACTGTTTATTCCTGGAGAATCCGTTGCACATGGAGAG ATCGCGAACCCTCGGGCTGCAATGTGCATCGATTCTGCAGCCGGGCCCGAAGATATGAAGAAACCTGTGAACCTTTGGCCTTGCCACGGCGAATACGGAAACCAG TACTGGATGTATTCCAAAAATGGTGAGATTCGCAGAGACGAAACCTGTCTGGATTACTCTGGTCACGACGTCGTCCTGTACCCGTGTCACGGCGCCAAAGGCAACCAATTATGGTTGTATGACCCGAAC ACGAAGTTGCTGAAACACGGCTCGAGCGAGAAATGCATGGCTATATCGCGCAACAAAGACAAAATCGTGATGGAAACTTGCAAAGAATCCGAGGACCGGCAGAAGTGGACCATGGAGAACTTCAACGCCGACCGACTAAGCCCAGAACTCGTGGCGGAGTTACAGTAG
- the LOC115439771 gene encoding putative polypeptide N-acetylgalactosaminyltransferase 9 isoform X1, translated as MKYYSMFFLRRRTLILKAVLVITALWFMVALLTTNGGSRNAIGAPAVEYEDAEAKPLKMAKPTSTKRKSESYGNNLSDARTRVNWLDRIAGSEGLGVLAAPGSDNAPGELGKPVVLPKNLTEDAKQAVSEGWKKNAFNQYVSDLISIRRKLPDPRDEWCKQSGRYLEDLPQTSVVICFHNEAWSVLLRTVHSVLDRSPAHLIKEIILVDDFSDMPHLMQQLDDYMSSLPKVRIVRATRREGLIRARLLGARYVTAPVLTYLDSHCECTEGWLEPLLDRIARNKTTVVCPVIDVIDDNTLEYHYRDSSSVNVGGFDWNLQFNWHPVPARERARHQNTAEPVWSPTMAGGLFAIDKEFFERLGTYDSGFDIWGGENLELSFKTWMCGGTLEIVPCSHVGHIFRKRSPYKWRTGVNVLKKNSVRLAEVWLDDYAKYYYQRVGNDKGDYGDVSGRKSLRDKLGCKSFEWYLKNIYPELFIPGESVAHGEIRNVEFAKICLDSPTRKSDHHKPVGLYPCHRQGGNQYWMYSKNGEIRRDETCLDYSGHDVVLYPCHGAKGNQLWLYDPNTKLLKHGSSEKCMAISRNKDKIVMETCKESEDRQKWTMENFNADRLSPELVAELQ; from the exons atgaaatattacagtATGTTCTTCTTAAGGAGACGAACGTTGATTTTGAAGGCAGTGTTGGTAATAACAGCGTTGTGGTTTATGGTTGCCCTGTTGACGACGAATGGGGGGTCAAGGAACGCCATAGGGGCACCGGCAGTGGAGTACGAAGATGCGGAAGCGAAACCCCTAAAAATGGCTAAACCCACATCTACAAAACGAAAGAGCGAGTCATACGGCAATAATTTGTCTGACG CACGAACGCGCGTCAATTGGCTCGATCGGATTGCTGGAAGCGAAG gccTGGGAGTACTGGCTGCCCCAGGTTCAGACAATGCCCCAGGCGAGTTAGGAAAGCCAGTGGTGCTGCCCAAGAACTTGACAGAAGACGCAAAGCAAGCTGTTTCTGAAGGTTGGAAAAAGAACGCTTTCAATCAGTATGTGAGCGATCTTATATCTATCAGGAGGAAATTGCCAGATCCTAGAGACGAATG GTGCAAACAATCTGGAAGATACTTAGAGGATCTGCCGCAGACGTCTGTGGTGATATGCTTCCACAATGAAGCGTGGTCCGTGTTGTTGAGGACTGTACATTCAGTTCTAGATAGATCTCCAGCGCATTTGATCAAGGAAATAATCTTAGTTGACGACTTTTCTGATAtgc CGCATCTAATGCAACAATTGGACGACTATATGTCGTCGCTGCCGAAAGTGAGAATAGTGAGAGCTACCCGACGCGAGGGACTGATCAGGGCCAGATTGCTCGGTGCCAGATACGTGACCGCTCCTGTGCTAACGTATCTCGACAGCCACTGCGAGTGCACCGAAG GTTGGTTGGAGCCTCTGTTAGATCGTATCGCACGCAATAAAACAACGGTCGTTTGTCCCGTGATTGACGTCATCGACGACAACACCCTCGAGTACCATTACAGGGACTCGTCATCCGTGAACGTCGGTGGATTCGATTGGAACCTACAATTCAATTGGCATCCAGTACCGGCAAGAGAACGAGCGAGACACCAGAACACGGCGGAGCCAGTCTGGTCTCCGACCATGGCCGGTGGACTCTTCGCAATCGACAAGGAGTTTTTCGAAAGACTCGGAACATACGACAGCGGTTTCGACATATGGGGTGGTGAAAATTTAGAGCTGTCGTTTAAAACGTGGATGTGCGGCGGCACGTTGGAGATTGTGCCTTGCTCGCACGTCGGTCATATATTCAGGAAGCGTTCGCCTTACAAGTGGCGGACTGGCGTGAATGTGTTGAAGAAGAATTCTGTCCGTTTGGCCGAG gtaTGGCTGGACGATTACGCCAAATATTACTACCAGCGTGTAGGAAATGACAAAGGAGACTATGGCGACGTATCTGGTCGTAAATCATTGCGTGACAAGCTTGGTTGCAAATCGTTCGAGTGGTATCTGAAGAATATTTATCCAGAACTGTTTATTCCTGGAGAATCCGTTGCACATGGAGAG ATCCGCAATGTGGAGTTCGCAAAGATATGTCTGGACTCTCCGACGCGCAAATCCGATCATCATAAACCAGTCGGACTTTACCCGTGTCACCGGCAGGGTGGAAACCAG TACTGGATGTATTCCAAAAATGGTGAGATTCGCAGAGACGAAACCTGTCTGGATTACTCTGGTCACGACGTCGTCCTGTACCCGTGTCACGGCGCCAAAGGCAACCAATTATGGTTGTATGACCCGAAC ACGAAGTTGCTGAAACACGGCTCGAGCGAGAAATGCATGGCTATATCGCGCAACAAAGACAAAATCGTGATGGAAACTTGCAAAGAATCCGAGGACCGGCAGAAGTGGACCATGGAGAACTTCAACGCCGACCGACTAAGCCCAGAACTCGTGGCGGAGTTACAGTAG
- the LOC115439771 gene encoding putative polypeptide N-acetylgalactosaminyltransferase 9 isoform X3, which translates to MKYYSMFFLRRRTLILKAVLVITALWFMVALLTTNGGSRNAIGAPAVEYEDAEAKPLKMAKPTSTKRKSESYGNNLSDGLGVLAAPGSDNAPGELGKPVVLPKNLTEDAKQAVSEGWKKNAFNQYVSDLISIRRKLPDPRDEWCKQSGRYLEDLPQTSVVICFHNEAWSVLLRTVHSVLDRSPAHLIKEIILVDDFSDMPHLMQQLDDYMSSLPKVRIVRATRREGLIRARLLGARYVTAPVLTYLDSHCECTEGWLEPLLDRIARNKTTVVCPVIDVIDDNTLEYHYRDSSSVNVGGFDWNLQFNWHPVPARERARHQNTAEPVWSPTMAGGLFAIDKEFFERLGTYDSGFDIWGGENLELSFKTWMCGGTLEIVPCSHVGHIFRKRSPYKWRTGVNVLKKNSVRLAEVWLDDYAKYYYQRVGNDKGDYGDVSGRKSLRDKLGCKSFEWYLKNIYPELFIPGESVAHGEIRNVEFAKICLDSPTRKSDHHKPVGLYPCHRQGGNQYWMYSKNGEIRRDETCLDYSGHDVVLYPCHGAKGNQLWLYDPNTKLLKHGSSEKCMAISRNKDKIVMETCKESEDRQKWTMENFNADRLSPELVAELQ; encoded by the exons atgaaatattacagtATGTTCTTCTTAAGGAGACGAACGTTGATTTTGAAGGCAGTGTTGGTAATAACAGCGTTGTGGTTTATGGTTGCCCTGTTGACGACGAATGGGGGGTCAAGGAACGCCATAGGGGCACCGGCAGTGGAGTACGAAGATGCGGAAGCGAAACCCCTAAAAATGGCTAAACCCACATCTACAAAACGAAAGAGCGAGTCATACGGCAATAATTTGTCTGACG gccTGGGAGTACTGGCTGCCCCAGGTTCAGACAATGCCCCAGGCGAGTTAGGAAAGCCAGTGGTGCTGCCCAAGAACTTGACAGAAGACGCAAAGCAAGCTGTTTCTGAAGGTTGGAAAAAGAACGCTTTCAATCAGTATGTGAGCGATCTTATATCTATCAGGAGGAAATTGCCAGATCCTAGAGACGAATG GTGCAAACAATCTGGAAGATACTTAGAGGATCTGCCGCAGACGTCTGTGGTGATATGCTTCCACAATGAAGCGTGGTCCGTGTTGTTGAGGACTGTACATTCAGTTCTAGATAGATCTCCAGCGCATTTGATCAAGGAAATAATCTTAGTTGACGACTTTTCTGATAtgc CGCATCTAATGCAACAATTGGACGACTATATGTCGTCGCTGCCGAAAGTGAGAATAGTGAGAGCTACCCGACGCGAGGGACTGATCAGGGCCAGATTGCTCGGTGCCAGATACGTGACCGCTCCTGTGCTAACGTATCTCGACAGCCACTGCGAGTGCACCGAAG GTTGGTTGGAGCCTCTGTTAGATCGTATCGCACGCAATAAAACAACGGTCGTTTGTCCCGTGATTGACGTCATCGACGACAACACCCTCGAGTACCATTACAGGGACTCGTCATCCGTGAACGTCGGTGGATTCGATTGGAACCTACAATTCAATTGGCATCCAGTACCGGCAAGAGAACGAGCGAGACACCAGAACACGGCGGAGCCAGTCTGGTCTCCGACCATGGCCGGTGGACTCTTCGCAATCGACAAGGAGTTTTTCGAAAGACTCGGAACATACGACAGCGGTTTCGACATATGGGGTGGTGAAAATTTAGAGCTGTCGTTTAAAACGTGGATGTGCGGCGGCACGTTGGAGATTGTGCCTTGCTCGCACGTCGGTCATATATTCAGGAAGCGTTCGCCTTACAAGTGGCGGACTGGCGTGAATGTGTTGAAGAAGAATTCTGTCCGTTTGGCCGAG gtaTGGCTGGACGATTACGCCAAATATTACTACCAGCGTGTAGGAAATGACAAAGGAGACTATGGCGACGTATCTGGTCGTAAATCATTGCGTGACAAGCTTGGTTGCAAATCGTTCGAGTGGTATCTGAAGAATATTTATCCAGAACTGTTTATTCCTGGAGAATCCGTTGCACATGGAGAG ATCCGCAATGTGGAGTTCGCAAAGATATGTCTGGACTCTCCGACGCGCAAATCCGATCATCATAAACCAGTCGGACTTTACCCGTGTCACCGGCAGGGTGGAAACCAG TACTGGATGTATTCCAAAAATGGTGAGATTCGCAGAGACGAAACCTGTCTGGATTACTCTGGTCACGACGTCGTCCTGTACCCGTGTCACGGCGCCAAAGGCAACCAATTATGGTTGTATGACCCGAAC ACGAAGTTGCTGAAACACGGCTCGAGCGAGAAATGCATGGCTATATCGCGCAACAAAGACAAAATCGTGATGGAAACTTGCAAAGAATCCGAGGACCGGCAGAAGTGGACCATGGAGAACTTCAACGCCGACCGACTAAGCCCAGAACTCGTGGCGGAGTTACAGTAG